The Bdellovibrio bacteriovorus DNA segment ATATTCTCTAGCGAAACGCCGTTTTCGGGATAGCCTTCGATGACCTCATCGTAAATCGGTATCGCCTTGTCGAAGTTGCGAACAATAAATAAAAATTCAGCTTCATCAAAGGGCTTCGCAAGGACGTTTTCCTTGTTAAAGAAGTTAAACTTCGTAGACGATGCCGGAAGTTGCGTGTGACAAGACATACAAACGCTCAAAGTTGAGCGCAGCATCCAAAGAGAATAATCTTTGTTACCCCCTCGATAGATCAATTCAGCTTCTTTGAGTTGTTGATTTAAAGCCTGGCTAGAAATTGCGAATCCCGATGCTTTAATTTTACCTTCATGAGTGATCTTTTCGCTGAGTGAGACCATATTCTTTAAGGACTGGTTGACCTTTTCGAAATTTTTCGGATCGCTATATTCTACATCGGACACAATGTACGGCTTTAATATAAAAATCTCTTGCAGCATCTGATCCATGTAAGGCTTCACTTCACCCGACGCTATTGAAACACAAAAGAACGAAACGATAGCTAAAAATTTTGACATAATGGCTCCTTGAACAAAAAAATAGAATATCCCTCTTCGTATTACAAGCACTACGAGCGCACGACCACGACAGGTACCTTGGCCTCTGCGACCATCGCGCGTAAATTACTTCCTAAAACAGTGCTAGCCACAAAGCCATGAGTTTGATGACCCATAAATATCAATTGCACGTTTTCGTGTTCCAATTGCAATGCGGATTCAACAAGATTTTCATTTTCGGTCTCAATGTAAAAGTGACAGTCCAGCCCCATTCTTTTCAAACGCTCTACTTTTTTTGAAAGAGTATTTTCCGCATCTTTTTTCATGTCTTCAAAAATGGTATTAAATGTCGAAAGAGCCTCGCCAGAGGCGTAAGCAAATTGTTGTGCCGTACTCATTGTCTCCGCTAGGGAGTGAAAGAAGGTCAGGCTGGCCCCCGTTTTTTTTGCCAAGCTGACCGCATAAGTTTCGACCGCGCGACATTTTTTAGTAAGATCTGTGACGACAAGAAAATGCATCTTTTTATGTTCGCTGAGGCGGAATTCATTTTTAACGGCTTCGGGCCCCATGATAAAAACGGGACGTTGGGTGTGACGAACAACTTCTTCGGACGTGCTGCCTAAGAAAAATCTTTCTAAGCTCTTTAGAGAGCGTGTTCCTAAAACCAGAGCTTCAAAGCGGGATTTTTTTCCCACAAGTTTTACAAGCTCTTCAATCGGCCAACCCGTTTTAATTATTAGTTTGCCGGGCCTTTGAAAATTTCTCAGAGCGTGTTCATGTTTCTTCAAAGTGTTGTCGATAATTTTTTGTCGGCTGTCCG contains these protein-coding regions:
- a CDS encoding universal stress protein — its product is MNTRSLLVADDLQISNEIPKNRSLAVQRLGSDLSVLLSCPADLVYVHPLDEQLGRKILTSDSRQKIIDNTLKKHEHALRNFQRPGKLIIKTGWPIEELVKLVGKKSRFEALVLGTRSLKSLERFFLGSTSEEVVRHTQRPVFIMGPEAVKNEFRLSEHKKMHFLVVTDLTKKCRAVETYAVSLAKKTGASLTFFHSLAETMSTAQQFAYASGEALSTFNTIFEDMKKDAENTLSKKVERLKRMGLDCHFYIETENENLVESALQLEHENVQLIFMGHQTHGFVASTVLGSNLRAMVAEAKVPVVVVRS